The Prinia subflava isolate CZ2003 ecotype Zambia chromosome 15, Cam_Psub_1.2, whole genome shotgun sequence genome contains a region encoding:
- the DTWD1 gene encoding LOW QUALITY PROTEIN: tRNA-uridine aminocarboxypropyltransferase 1 (The sequence of the model RefSeq protein was modified relative to this genomic sequence to represent the inferred CDS: deleted 2 bases in 1 codon): MGLLIQLTMSLDSSTLLNEENAQGAKGNTECLESLLQTPSSFQDNPLQQLQLASQEVLEKAKKSGRSKCPRCNSSRMFYCYTCFVPVETVPTKEIPTVKLPLKIDIIKHPNETDGKSTAVHAKLLAPDDVTIYKYPCIPEYEEKRHEIALIFPGPNSVSVKDITFHLQKYTKKGVCASDDDCSREPLLKQAKIEPEEKTNPNEGISSSRSEGTRLKKIIFIDSTWNQTNKIITDERLQGLLQIELKTRKTCFWRHQKGKPDTYLSTIEAIYYFLVDYHQEVLKESYKGQYDNLLFFFSFMYTLIKDAKCCAGKEPDVFTVMSTFPEMGVEDLTPLAIRSSLLTVRRN, encoded by the exons ATGGGATTACTCATCCAG ctaACCATGTCTTTAGATTCATCTACacttttaaatgaagaaaatgctCAAGGAGCAAAAGGAAATACCGAGTGTTTGGAAAGCCTGCTGCAGACTCCATCATCATTTCAAGATAATCCACTTCAACAATTGCAGTTAGCATCCCAGGAAGTactggaaaaggcaaaaaagagtGGGAGATCAAAATGCCCCCGATGCAATAGTTCAAGGATGTTTTATTGTTATACATGCTTTGTTCCTGTTGAAACTGTCCCTACCAAAGAAATTCCAACTGTGAAG TTACCTTTGAAGATTGACATTATTAAACACCCAAATGAAACTGACGGCAAAAGCACTGCTGTGCATGCTAAGCTCCTGGCACCTGATGATGTTACAATTTACAAATACCCTTGCATTCCAGAGTATGAAGAGAAGAGACACGAA aTAGCACTCATATTTCCTGGCCCCAATTCAGTTTCAGTAAAAGATATCACTTTCCATCTCCAAAAGTACACCAAGAAAGGCGTCTGTGCTAGTGACGATGACTGTTCCAGAGAGCCACTTCTTAAACAAGCAAAAATAGAgcctgaagaaaaaacaaatcccaaTGAAGGCATCTCAAGCAGCAGAAGTGAAGGCACTagactgaagaaaataatatttattgaCAGTACCTGGAATCAGACTAACAAGATAATAACTGATGAACGACTTCAAG GGTTACTGCAAATTGAGTTGAAGACAAGGAAAACTTGCTTTTGGCGTCATCAGAAGGGAAAACCAGATACATACCTTTCCACAATAGAagcaatttattattttcttgtgGACTATCATCAGGAGGTTTTGAAAGAGAGCTACAAAGGACAATATGataatctgctttttttcttttcatttatgtATACATTGATTAAAGATGCCAAGTGTTGTGCAGGAAAAGA GCCTGATGTGTTCACTGTGATGAGCACATTTCCTGAGATGGGAGTGGAGGACTTGACCCCTCTTGCCATAAGG TCATCTCTTTTAACTGTAAGAAGGAATTAG